The Geotalea uraniireducens Rf4 genome window below encodes:
- a CDS encoding 4Fe-4S dicluster domain-containing protein has translation MTQKSPPTIDTNKCTGCGRCVAACKNKLITLETSGYRKHAVRHGQSRCECCCDCLNQCPVLAMLHNGDINNG, from the coding sequence ATGACCCAAAAATCTCCCCCAACAATCGACACAAATAAATGCACCGGATGCGGTCGCTGTGTCGCCGCATGCAAAAACAAGCTCATCACCCTCGAAACCTCCGGTTACAGGAAGCATGCCGTGCGACACGGGCAGAGCCGGTGCGAGTGCTGCTGCGACTGCCTCAACCAGTGTCCGGTCCTGGCCATGCTCCACAACGGCGACATAAATAACGGTTAA